The following coding sequences are from one Electrophorus electricus isolate fEleEle1 chromosome 22, fEleEle1.pri, whole genome shotgun sequence window:
- the txnl1 gene encoding thioredoxin-like protein 1, translated as MVGVKVIASDSEFQPELSSAGSRLAVVKFTMAGCRPCVRIAPAFSALSSRYPQVVFLEVDVHVCQGTAAANNISATPTFLFFRNKVRVDQYQGADAAGLEDKIKQHVENDPGSGEDSDIPKGYMDLMPFVNKAGCECLNESDDCGFDNCLSKDSSYLESDCDEQLLITVSFSQPVKLFSMKLQAADLPQAPRCVKIFINLPRSMDFDDAEHSEATQMLELSEEDYKDDGLVSLRYVKFQNVNSVTLFIKSNLGDEETTKVNHLTFIGTPVQATNMNDFKRVVGKKGESH; from the exons ATGGTCGGTGTGAAGGTGATCGCGAGCGATTCCGAGTTCCAGCCGGAGCTGAGCAGCGCGGGCTCGAGACTGGCCGTGGTCAAGTTCACGATGGCCGG GTGCCGCCCGTGTGTGAGGATAGCCCCTGCCTTCAGCGCGCTCAGCAGCAGGTATCCGCAGGTCGTCTTTCTGGAGGTCGACGTCCACGTGTGTCAG GGAACAGCGGCTGCCAACAATATCTCAGCCACGCCCACCTTCCTGTTCTTCCGGAACAAGGTGCGAGTGGACCAGTACCAGGGGGCGGACGCCGCGGGCCTGGAGGACAAGATAAAACAGCACGTGGAGAACGATCCCGGGAGCGGCGAGGACTCGGACATCCCCAAAGGATAC atggacCTGATGCCATTTGTGAATAAAGCCGGTTGCGAGTGTCTTAACGAGAGCGATGACTGTGGCTTTGACAACTGCCTGAGCAAGGACTCGTCCTACCTGGAGTCAGACTGCGACGAACAG ctaCTCATCACCGTGTCCTTCTCTCAGCCTGTGAAGCTGTTCTCTATGAAACTGCAGGCCGCAGACTTGC CTCAGGCCCCGAGGTGTGTGAAGATCTTCATCAACCTCCCGCGCTCCATGGACTTTGATGATGCCGAGCACAGCGAGGCCACGCAGATGCTGGAGCTGTCCGAGGAAGACTACAAGGACGACGGCCTCGTCTCGCTCCGATATGTCAAGTTCCAGAACGTCAACAGCGTAACG CTGTTTATCAAGTCCAACCTGGGTGATGAGGAGACGACTAAAGTGAACCATCTGACGTTTATAGGGACGCCAGTTCAGGCCACCAACATGAACGACTTTAAACGG GTTGTtggaaagaagggagagagtcACTAA
- the LOC118240634 gene encoding high affinity immunoglobulin epsilon receptor subunit alpha-like has product MVVIFPSLSLSCKGQSDSTGWRVRGYTHSGNVSDCLSPWGSVTGSTCTIRYLYTSHTGVYWCQSESGGSSNPVNITVHNGGVILESSVHPVTEGDPLTLHCFLHPTITSHLRADLYKDGSLIQTQTAGEITIRTVSKSDEGVYYCKHPERGESPHSWVSVRALSHSEAPFSILSLLSSLLAVSPYLLVSIVLGVKCYRAHALTKNAVSEE; this is encoded by the exons ATGGTTGTAATCTttccat ctctctcactgagctgtaagggacagagtgactctactggatggagagtgagaggatacacacacagtgggaatgTCTCAGATTGTTTATCACCCTGGGGATCAGTTACAGGATCTACATGCACCATCAGATACCTCTACACATCccacactggagtgtactggtgtcagtctgaatctggagggagcagcaatcctgttaacatcacagtgcaca ATGGTGGTGTGATTCTGGAAAGTTCTGTCCatcctgtgactgagggagatccTCTGACTCTACACTGTTTCCTTCACCCCACTATCACATCACACCTCAGAGCTGATTTATATAAAGATGGATCACTCATCCAGACACAGACTGCAGGAGAAATCACCATCCGTACTGTCTCAAAGTCAGATGAGGgtgtctactactgtaaacacccagagagaggagagtcaccacacagctgggtctcagtcagag ctCTGTCCCATTCAGAAGCTCCATTCTCCATCCTCAGTCTGCTCAGTAGTCTACTGGCAGTCTCTCCATATCTGCTAGTGTCCATCGTGCTGGGGGTCAAATGCTACAGAGCTCACG CTCTGACTAAAAATGCAGTCTCAGAGGAGTGA